The window TGCCCGACTTGACGGCTATGCAAAAGTTATAAGCGCCAGCGGCGGATATATCTCACCGACCATTATCGAGGAACGTCAGCTGAATGTCGCACAGATGGATGTATTCTCGCGCCTGATGATGGACCGGATCATTTTTCTGGGGACCCAGATCGATGATTATACGGCCAATGTCATCCAGGCACAACTACTCTATCTAGACTCTGCCGACCAGGGAAAAGATATCTCCATCTATATCAACTCTCCCGGTGGTTCGGTCTACGCCGGGTACGGGATCTACGACACCATGCAGTTCATCTCCAGCGATGTAACTACCATCTGTACCGGGATGGCAGCATCGATGGCAGCAGTTCTGCTTGTTGCAGGAACACCCAAGAAGCGCTTCGCCCTGACCCATTCACGCGTCATGATCCACCAACCGTTGGGCGGTGTACAGGGACAGGCATCTGACATCGAGATTACCGCGCGTGAGATTGCCAAGGTAAAACAGGAGTTGAACACCATCATTTCAAAACATACCGGAAAGTCCATCGAAGAGGTATCGCGCGACTCCGACAGGGATTTCTGGATGAGTGCCTCAGAAGCAAAGGAGTATGGCATGATCGACGAGGTCTTGATAAAAAAGTAAACGGAAAACCGACTACGGCCAAACGTCAACCATTGAATAGCTAATAGTCAATTATATTCTTAAGAAGAATGGCAAAAAAAGCAAACAGCAGCAATCATTGCAGTTTCTGCGGAAGAAGTGAGAACGATGTAAACTTGCTGATTTCGGGAATATCGGGTTATATTTGTGACATGTGCTCGGAACAGGCACACGAGATCGTGAACGAGACGTTCAAGAGCAACGGAAAATCTGCTCTAGACATTTCACTCAACTCATTACCCAAACCCAAACAGATCAAGGAGTTTCTCGACCAGTACGTGATCGGTCAGGACAATGCCAAACGGTTTCTCTCTGTCTCCGTTTACAACCATTACAAGCGAATCCTGCAAAAGACCATGAAGGATGATGTGGAGATCGAAAAATCCAACATCATCATGGTCGGTGCCACCGGCACGGGAAAGACTTTGCTGGCAAGAACGATTGCCAAGTTGCTGCGTGTTCCTTTTACCATTGTGGACGCTACCGTACTTACCGAGGCCGGATATGTGGGTGAAGATATCGAGAGCATCCTTACCCGGTTGCTGCAGGTTGCCGATTATGACGTTGCAGCTGCGGAACGGGGGATCGTCTTTATCGATGAGATCGACAAGATTGCAAGAAAAGGCGACAACCCGTCAATTACCCGTGACGTTAGCGGGGAGGGTGTTCAACAAGGTTTGCTGAAACTGCTCGAAGGGTCGGTAGTCAACGTACCCCCGCAGGGTGGAAGAAAACACCCGGAGCAACGCATGATTGCGGTAAATACCAAGAATATCCTCTTTATTTGCGGGGGAGCATTCGATGGGATCGAGAAGAAGATTGCCAGCCGGCTGAATACCCGCGTGGTGGGTTATGCAGCCAGCGGAAGGAATAGCGACATCGACCGCAACAACCTGCTCAAGTATGTCACCCCGATGGACCTGAAGGCATTCGGTCTAATTCCCGAAATCATCGGCCGGTTACCGATACTGACCTACCTGGATCCACTCGACAGGGATGCCCTGTTAAGAATCCTTACCGAACCCAAGAACTCCATCATCAAGCAGTACGAAAAACTCTTCCAGATGGATGGTGTTACACTCACAATTGAGAAGGAGGTTTACGAGTACATTGTAGACAAGGCCATCGAGTTCAAACTCGGTGCACGCGGATTACGCTCCATTGTGGAGGCGATAATGATAGATGCGATGTTCAATTTGCCATCCGAGGAGAAGAAAAAACTGCACGTGACGCTTGAATATGCAGTGAAGCATTTTGAAAAATCGGATTTCCGTCACCTGAGAGTAGCCTGATTCTCACAACTTTCCTAATATCTTCCTTCCGGGTTCCAGGAAGGGGTTTTATAGTTTCTGTTTGTCCCGTAAAGATTGACAGCAGTATTTGTCTGTTTGGTTATTATTCCTGAATTTAGTGCTTATTTTTGAATTGGATTTGTTTTTAAATATAAAATACTTTCTTACATTTGCATTATTCCATTGGTACGATTAGTACGAGAATGTTTTAAGTTTGTGGCGTAATTTGCTCTTATGGAAAAACAAAAAACTCTGCACGAAGAACTAAAGAGATATTTCGGATTCGACACTTTTAAGGGAAATCAAAAAGCCATTATCGAAAGTGTCTTGTCTGAAAAGGATACTTTTGTACTGATGCCTACCGGTGGGGGAAAATCGCTCTGTTACCAGTTACCGGCACTGCTTTCCAAGGGCACTGCGATCATCATTTCGCCACTTATCGCCCTGATGAAAAATCAGGTTGACGCCATGCGTAATTTCAGTGAGGACGATGGCATTGCCCATTTTCTGAACTCCTCACTCAACAAACAGGAAATTGAGAAGGTTAAACAGGATATTGTTTCGGGAAAAACCAAACTGCTCTACGTTGCTCCCGAATCACTTACCAAGATGGAGAACATCGATTTTCTCCGAAATGTACCCATCTCGTTTTATGCCGTGGATGAAGCACACTGCATATCGGAATGGGGACACGACTTTCGTCCCGAGTACCGTAGAATTAGACCGATCATCAATGAAATCGGCCCCAGGCCGATAATCGCGCTGACGGCAACGGCCACTCCGAAAGTGCAACACGATATTCAGAAAACATTGGGGATGCTCGACGCGGAGGTATTCAAGTCGTCGTTCAACCGCCCCAACCTATATTACGAAGTAAGAAGGAAGAGCGACAATGTGGACAAGGAGATCATCAAGTATATCCTGTCCCAGGGCAACAAATCGGGCATTGTCTACTGCCTGAGCCGTAAAAAAGTGGACGACTTTACGCTGATATTGCAAGCCAACGACATCCGTGCCCTCCCCTATCATGCCGGCATGGATGCAGCTACCCGGAGCGCCAACCAGGATGCCTTCCTGATGGAGCAGGCCAACGTAATTGTCGCTACCATTGCATTCGGCATGGGTATTGATAAACCCGACGTGCGATATGTAATCCATTACGACATACCTAAAAGTCTCGAGGGCTACTATCAGGAGACAGGCCGTTCGGGACGTGACGGAGGCGAGGGTAAATGCATCGCTTTCTACTCCAGTAAGGATCTGCAGAAGCTTGAGCGGTTCATGCAGGGTAAACCGGTGTCTGAACAGGAGATCGGAAAGCAGTTGCTGCTGGAAACAGCCGCTTATGCCGAAACATCGGTATGTCGCAGGAAAATGCTCCTACATTACTTCGGCGAAGAGTATAACGAAGCCAATTGTGGAAATTGTGATAATTGTTTAAATCCAAAAGTTAAAGTGGAAGCTAAAGAGTTACTTGTCACCGTTTTAGAGGCTATTTCTGTGCTGAAGGAAAAGCATAAGGCCGATTATCTGATCAACTTTTTACTGGGTAAGGAGACGTCCGAGATAGAGACATTCGGACACAACGAGCTTGAGGAGTTCGGATCAGGATCGGATGAAGAGGAAAGTACTTGGGAAACGGTTATCCGTCAGGCACTGCTTGACAATTACTTAAAGAAAGACATTGAAAATTACGGAATTCTGAAAATCACAAAGAAAGGAAAGGAATTCCTGAAAAAACCTGTTTCATTTAAAATCACAAAAGAAGACGAGGAAGATGAACCCGATATCGAAGAACTCGAATCAGAAGAGGGCTTAATCTCATCGGGTGGAGGAAACTCCGGCGCCGCAGATCCCGCTCTGTACGCAATGATGAAAGATTTGCGGAAGAAAATTTCAAAAAAACTCAACGTGCCGCCGTATGTCATATTCCAGCCAGTCTCATTGGAAGCTATGGCAACCTCCTATCCAATCACGCTGGAAGAACTTCAAAATATACCGGGCGTTGGAGCCGGCAAAGCAAAACGATACGGTCAGGAGTTTATCGAACTCATCAAGAAACATGTGGAGGAGAATGAGATTATCCGTCCCGAAGATCTGCGGGTAAAGACTGTAGCCAACAAATCAAAGCTCAAGGTATCGATTGTACAGGCGATCGACAGGAAGGTTGCCCTCGACGATCTGGCCGAATCCAAGGGTATCGATTTCAACGAAATGCTTTCGGAAGTGGAAGCAATTGTCTACTCGGGTACAAAAATAAATATCAACTATTTCCTCGAAGAGGTGATGGACGCCGACACAATCAACGAGATTTACGACTATTTCCGTGAAGCTGAAACCGATAACCTGGAGAAAGCGATGGACGAGCTTCCCGATTACTCCGAGACCGAGATCAGGTTGGTCCGTATCAAGTTCTTCTCGGAAATGGCGAATTAACACTAACCGGTGAACTATCAATCTCGATTCTTCGTTTATCAAAAACGAGGAAAAAAAAACAGGAATGACATATTTACAAGACATAAATAGTCCTGCAGATCTGAAGAAGCTCGACATTGAACAACTGAAGCAGGTTTGTAAAGACTTAAGGGAGTTCATCATTGAGCAACTTTCGCACAATCCGGGACATTTTGCATCGAGTCTGGGCACCGTTGAACTGACGGTCGCTCTCCATTACCTATACAACACCCCCTACGACAAGCTGGTATGGGATGTCGGTCATCAGGCTTACGGTCATAAGATCCTCACGGGACGTCGGGATCTTTTTCATACGAACCGGAAACTGGGAGGTCTCTCAGGATTTACCAATCCGAAGGAGAGCGAATACGACACCTTTGTGGCGGGACACGCATCCACCTCTATCTCGGCAGCTTTGGGAATGGCTGTGGCCGCCTCGCTCAACGGCGAGGAGAACCGCCGTGTTGTTGCAATCATCGGCGACGGAGCCATGACCGGGGGAATGGCATACGAAGGACTGAACAATGTTTGTTCCCAACCGAATAACCTGTTGATCATCCTCAACAACAACGACATGTCGATCGACAGCAACGTGGGAGGAATCCAGGATTATCTGGTCAAGATGACCACGTCGGCCAAGTACAACAAGATGAGGAGCAAGGTTTACCAGTCTTTCAAGAGCAAGAACCTCATCTCGGAAGAGAAGAAAAATATAGTTCTGCGATTCAACAACAGTGTGAAATCGCTTATCACCCAACAGCAGAACCTGTTTGAAGGGTTTAATATCCGCTACTTCGGTCCCGTTGACGGGCACGACCTGCCCGGGCTAATCCGTGTATTGCGCAATATCATGGACATGAAGGGGCCCAAGTTGCTTCATATCAAGACCGTCAAGGGAAAAGGGTTCAAGCCGGCAGAGAAGGCTGCCACCATCTGGCACGCTCCAGGCCTGTTCGACAAGGAGACGGGCGAGCGGATCGTAAAAAAAAGGATCGACCAGCCTCAGCTCTACCAGGATGTTTTCGGACACACGTTGGTTGAACTTGCTGAAAAGGACCGAAAAATAGTCGGGATCACGCCAGCCATGCCCACCGGCTGTTCCATGACCTACATGATGCAGAAGTTCCCTGACAGGGCATTTGATGTCGGTATCGCCGAAGCACATGCAGTTACCTTCTCGGCAGGACTGGCCAAAGAGGGGTTCATCCCTTTCTGCAACATCTACTCCTCTTTCATGCAACGTGCATATGACCAGGTCATACACGATGTGGCACTGCAGAAATTGAAAGTCATCATGTGTCTCGACAGGGCCGGTCTGGTAGGCGAAGATGGACCAACTCACCACGGGGTATTCGACCTTGCATACCTCCGCCCCATTCCCAACCTGGTGATCTCGGCGCCATACAATGAACATGATCTGCGCAACCTGATGTATACTGCAGCTTATGGTAACGAGGGCCCATTTGTGATCAGGTACCCTCGTGGTCAGGGCGAGAAGGTAGATTGGAGAAACCAGCCACAGCTCATCCCTATCGGGAAAGGGAAAAGGCTTAAAAGCGGGAGCGACATGGCCCTGCTCTCGATCGGAACAATCGGCAACAGTGCCGCGAAAGCCATCGCACGGGCAGAAGAGATGGGCATCAGTGTGGCGCACTACGACATGCTCTTCCTGAAACCGATAGATGAGGAGCTGCTGCACGAGGTCGCAAAAAATTTCAAACATATCATCACACTGGAAAACGGAGTCATAAAAGGTGGTATGGGAAGCGCCGTGGTTGAGTTTCTGGCAGACAACGGCTATATCGATAACCGGGTTTTCAGAATCGGCATAGAGGATCAGTTTGTCACCCATGGAACAATTGCAGAACTGCAGCGGATAACCGGAATTGACGCGGAGAGCATTCTTCGGAAGATCAAGGAGGTATACGAACTGACAAAAGCTGAAGCAAGGGAAGTTCAGATGCAATAGTAATTACCCGTAACTGATGAAAATATTAATAGCCGGAGCAGGAGAAGTGGGCACCCATCTTGCCAAATTGCTTGGGCAGGAAAATCACGATATTACCTTGATGGACAGCAGCAAGGAGAGATTGATGGCTGTCCGCGACAACGCTGAATTATTGACATTCATCGGGAACTGCACTTCACTGAAAGACCTGACCGAGGCCGGGGTGGCAGATTCCGACCTCTTTATCGGTGTTACCCCCGAAGAGTCCAGAAATATCAACGCCTGCATGCTTGCAGCCAACCTGGGGGTAAAGAAGACGTTGGCGAGAATCGACAATTATGAGTACCTGTTGCCGAAGAATGTTGAGTTTTTCGAAAAACTGGGCATTCACTCCATGATCTACCCCGAAATGATGGCGGCCCGTGAGATAGTCTCCGCACTCAAGACACCGTGGACAAGGGTCTGGTGGGAGTTGTCGAACGGATCTATCATCCTCACTGCGGCCAAGGTCAGGGCCAACGCACCGATTGTTAACCGGTACCTGCGAGAACTGCCGAGTGTGGGGAAGATGTTTCACATTGTAGTGATTAAACGGAGAAACCATACGCTGATCCCGAGAGGAAACGATCAGATCCTGCCCGACGATATCATCTACTTCACCACGTTAAGAAAAAACCTTGACGAAATGCCCGCCCTGATGGGAAAGACGTCATTCGAGACCAGGAATGTGATGTTTATGGGAGGAAGCCGCATTACCATGCGAACTGTACAGTATCTGCCATCCAATATCAACATCAAGATTATCGAGCAAAACAGGGAAAGGGCTGAAAAACTTGTGGAGATTGCACCATCCAATGTAACCATCTTCCTGGGCGATGCCCGCGACACGGAACTATTGCTCAGCGAGGGAATCACCGAGATGGATGCATTTGTCGCCCTCACCGGAAACTCCGAAGCCAACATGCTGGGCTGCATGATGGCCAAACAGTACGGGGTGAAAAAAACTGTTGCCGAAGTGGAGAATATCGATTACATCCCCATGGCAGAGCGTTTCGATATCGGTACCGTGATCAACAAAAAGCTGTTGGCGGCGAGCAAGATATATGAACTGCTTCTCAAGGCCGACGCATCCAACATAAAATGTCTTACCATTTCCAATGCAAACGTTGGGGAAGTAGTTGCAAAGCCCAACTCAAAAGTAACCAAAAAACTGATCAAGAACCTCAACCTGCCCTCGGATATGACTCTTGGGGCACTCATACGGAACGGGGAGCCCATGCTCATTGACGGCGATACGCTTATTGAGCCGTACGATCAGGTAGTGGTGTTCTTTACGAACACATCGTTAAAAAGCATCGAGAGTTACTTCAATTGACTATGCGAAACTTCAATTACTGGTTTGTATTCAGCAGCATAGGGCTCATTCTGATGATAGAGTCGTCTTTCATGCTGATATCTGCGTTTGTAGGTGAAATCTACAATGAGAGTGCCGTTACCAGCCTCTACCTCTCGGCATTGGCAACCTTCATATCCGGACTTACCCTCTCATTGATCGGAAGAAAGCGACGCAAGGAGAAGCGGATTTCGCAACGGGAAGTCTACCTGACGGTCACCCTGGTCTGGGTTTTGATGGCACTCTATGGAGCCCTTCCCTTTTTATTGGGTGGAGCCATTCCATCGTTTACTGACGCCTTTTTTGAGAGTGTGTGCGGATTTACCACCACCGGAAGCTCCACGCTGATCAACTTGGAGGCTTTTCCAAAGTCGCTCCACTTCTGGCGAAGTTTCACACAATGGATCGGCGGAATCGGCATCATCATTTTCGTGATGTCTTTCCTGCCTCTTTTTGGTGGGGGCTCCTCCCAGTTTTACAATGCCGAAGCAACCGGAATTACGAAAGAACAACTCCGCCCACGCATCAGCGATATCACCCGGAACATGTCGATTACCTATCTTGGACTGACAGTAGTGGGGTTTCTGTTATTCTGGGCCGGCCCGATGGATGCCTTCGATGCTGCCTGCCACACCTTCACCAGCATCTCAACCGGTGGATTCTCCACCAAGCAGGCCAGTATTGCCCATTTTAACTCTGCCTATACTGAGTACGTTGCTATTTCCCTCATGTTTTGTGGAGGTACAAGGTTCTTGTTATTGTTCAACCTCTTCCGCCATCTTTCGGGAAAAATCTTCAAGGATGAGGAGTTCCGCTGGTATGCTTTTATGATTCTCGGTTTTACCTGTGTCATCACCCTCTCCCTCTACCTGGATGGAAATGTTTTCAGTTCTATCGAAAAGACGTTCCGGACAGTCCTTTTTCAGGTAGTTGCTGCCATCACCACCACCGGGTATGCTACAACCGACTTCCTGCGCTGGGGTCAGTTCTACTGGTTTCTTTTCCTCGCCATGGTACTCTTTTGCGGAAGTGAGGGATCTACATCGGGTGGCATGAAGATCTCCCGGCTGGTCATTCTGGTAAAGAATACGAGGGTGGTATTCCGCCGGCAGGTCCACCCCCAGGCACTCTATATGGTCAAGATCAACGGACAGGTGTATGCCAATGCTGTCGTAGAGAAAGTGCTTGCATTTGTCTTTCTTTACCTCACCATTGTCGGCATTGGCGCCATTGTATTGAGCTTTACCGGCATGTCGTTCAACGAATCAATCGGCACGGCTGTCTCGAGCATGAGCAGTTACGGTTTTGGGTTGGGCAGGTTCGGTCCATCGGGCAACTTCTCATCCGCCACCGTTTTTGCCAAGTATGTACTCTGCTTTCTGATGATTGTAGGCCGTCTTGAGGTGTTCACCGTGCTGTCGCTCTTCACGAAAAGTCTATGGAAAAGGTGATAAAGGAAAAAGGCTATCTCATGTTGTTCACGAGACAGCCTCTTATACCTCATTTCCGGAATATGTTAAGCCGGATGAATTGCTTCGGTCGGGCAAACTTCTGCACAGGTACCGCAGTCGGTACAAACATCGGGATCAATCGAGTAGATATCACCTTCAGAGATTGCCTGAACAGGGCACTCATCTATACAGGTTCCACAAGCAATACAATCTTCACTGATTACGTAAGCCATAATAAATAATTTATGAGTTAATGTTGCGTGATTATTAGTATTTTCACTAAACTACCGGCAAAGATACACAGTTTTTTAAAAAGAAGAAAGGTTGTTGTGGAGTTAGTTTCCGGAGAACAACCTTTTTCCCCCGCAACCTGGAGACAAAACAAGCATATATTTCTGTATACAAACATTTTAATACTACTTGGAAGTCTATTATTTTTACAATTTCTAAATAAGAGCACCAGATACTAATTCTGCCTCTAAACCGTTTAGGATATTATGAGAAAGATGATATTTCTTGCCATGCTGTTGTCACTCCTGCCGGTCACGGCAAGCGGACAACAACAGAAACTGCAGAAACGCCCTTATGCCGACCAGAAGCTGTTTCATCTCGGATTTACGGTCGGGATCAACATGCAAGACCTGATACTGCGACAATCGGGATATGTGAACGAAAACGGTGAAGTGTGGTTTTCCGAGATTCCGGGCTATACACCGGGATTCAGTGCAGGAATCATCGCCGATCTCTACCTGAACAGTTTCATGAACCTCCGCATTATCCCCACGCTGCATCTGGGAAGCAAGGAGCCGGTTTTTAAGGAGCAAGCCTCTGGTGAAACTTTCGAGACCGCCGTGAGAAACAATTACATCACCCTGCCCCTGCAACTGAAACTGAGGGCTGTCCGTATCAACAATTACCGACCCTACCTGCTGACCGGACCCTATGGCAGTATCGAGCTGGCTCCAAGAAAAAATCAGCCGGTCATGCTTACCCCCTACGACTACGGGGTCGAGATTGGCGTTGGGTGTGATCTCTATTTACCCTATTTCACCCTTTCTCCTGAACTCAAATTTTGTTTCGGGCTGAACCAAATGGTAAAAGCTAACCAGTCCAAATATTCTCAATCACTCGCTGGTGCCACTCACCGCATGATCATACTGAGCTTCAATTTCGAGTGACCTGATCTTTCAAGGAAAGTGTGGCAACTTGCTGAATGTCCGCTTGCCTTTCAGGTAGAAATTCCACAATATACTGCCCTTAAACTTTGTCGGGATCTGCGCAACACTTCTTGACCCTATATTTTCGCGACGATCATGCCTGAAGTTTGGCACCATCCTGTAGAAATCACGATGTGCCTTGATAACCGAAAGTGCATTACCCAGCTTTCCCTCAAGCAACAGGTGAAGAAAAGCCAGCAGGTCGAGCAGTGACCTGACGGCAAAGACCGGTATAAGGCTTCTTATCCGGCTGTTCTTATATAACATCAGCAGGTTGTTTCGAAAATTTAGATAGGTTTTCCAGGGATTCTCCTTGGCCAGTGAGGCTGCACCGACATGATAGACCACCGACTGCGGCAGGCAGGCGATCTCTTTTCCCCGGGCATTCAACCTCCAACAAAGATCGATCTCCTCCATGTGGGCAAAAAAACGGCCATCG of the Petrimonas mucosa genome contains:
- the clpP gene encoding ATP-dependent Clp endopeptidase proteolytic subunit ClpP; this encodes MQNDFRKYAVKHLGMSSARLDGYAKVISASGGYISPTIIEERQLNVAQMDVFSRLMMDRIIFLGTQIDDYTANVIQAQLLYLDSADQGKDISIYINSPGGSVYAGYGIYDTMQFISSDVTTICTGMAASMAAVLLVAGTPKKRFALTHSRVMIHQPLGGVQGQASDIEITAREIAKVKQELNTIISKHTGKSIEEVSRDSDRDFWMSASEAKEYGMIDEVLIKK
- the clpX gene encoding ATP-dependent Clp protease ATP-binding subunit ClpX, with product MAKKANSSNHCSFCGRSENDVNLLISGISGYICDMCSEQAHEIVNETFKSNGKSALDISLNSLPKPKQIKEFLDQYVIGQDNAKRFLSVSVYNHYKRILQKTMKDDVEIEKSNIIMVGATGTGKTLLARTIAKLLRVPFTIVDATVLTEAGYVGEDIESILTRLLQVADYDVAAAERGIVFIDEIDKIARKGDNPSITRDVSGEGVQQGLLKLLEGSVVNVPPQGGRKHPEQRMIAVNTKNILFICGGAFDGIEKKIASRLNTRVVGYAASGRNSDIDRNNLLKYVTPMDLKAFGLIPEIIGRLPILTYLDPLDRDALLRILTEPKNSIIKQYEKLFQMDGVTLTIEKEVYEYIVDKAIEFKLGARGLRSIVEAIMIDAMFNLPSEEKKKLHVTLEYAVKHFEKSDFRHLRVA
- the recQ gene encoding DNA helicase RecQ, yielding MEKQKTLHEELKRYFGFDTFKGNQKAIIESVLSEKDTFVLMPTGGGKSLCYQLPALLSKGTAIIISPLIALMKNQVDAMRNFSEDDGIAHFLNSSLNKQEIEKVKQDIVSGKTKLLYVAPESLTKMENIDFLRNVPISFYAVDEAHCISEWGHDFRPEYRRIRPIINEIGPRPIIALTATATPKVQHDIQKTLGMLDAEVFKSSFNRPNLYYEVRRKSDNVDKEIIKYILSQGNKSGIVYCLSRKKVDDFTLILQANDIRALPYHAGMDAATRSANQDAFLMEQANVIVATIAFGMGIDKPDVRYVIHYDIPKSLEGYYQETGRSGRDGGEGKCIAFYSSKDLQKLERFMQGKPVSEQEIGKQLLLETAAYAETSVCRRKMLLHYFGEEYNEANCGNCDNCLNPKVKVEAKELLVTVLEAISVLKEKHKADYLINFLLGKETSEIETFGHNELEEFGSGSDEEESTWETVIRQALLDNYLKKDIENYGILKITKKGKEFLKKPVSFKITKEDEEDEPDIEELESEEGLISSGGGNSGAADPALYAMMKDLRKKISKKLNVPPYVIFQPVSLEAMATSYPITLEELQNIPGVGAGKAKRYGQEFIELIKKHVEENEIIRPEDLRVKTVANKSKLKVSIVQAIDRKVALDDLAESKGIDFNEMLSEVEAIVYSGTKININYFLEEVMDADTINEIYDYFREAETDNLEKAMDELPDYSETEIRLVRIKFFSEMAN
- the dxs gene encoding 1-deoxy-D-xylulose-5-phosphate synthase, which translates into the protein MTYLQDINSPADLKKLDIEQLKQVCKDLREFIIEQLSHNPGHFASSLGTVELTVALHYLYNTPYDKLVWDVGHQAYGHKILTGRRDLFHTNRKLGGLSGFTNPKESEYDTFVAGHASTSISAALGMAVAASLNGEENRRVVAIIGDGAMTGGMAYEGLNNVCSQPNNLLIILNNNDMSIDSNVGGIQDYLVKMTTSAKYNKMRSKVYQSFKSKNLISEEKKNIVLRFNNSVKSLITQQQNLFEGFNIRYFGPVDGHDLPGLIRVLRNIMDMKGPKLLHIKTVKGKGFKPAEKAATIWHAPGLFDKETGERIVKKRIDQPQLYQDVFGHTLVELAEKDRKIVGITPAMPTGCSMTYMMQKFPDRAFDVGIAEAHAVTFSAGLAKEGFIPFCNIYSSFMQRAYDQVIHDVALQKLKVIMCLDRAGLVGEDGPTHHGVFDLAYLRPIPNLVISAPYNEHDLRNLMYTAAYGNEGPFVIRYPRGQGEKVDWRNQPQLIPIGKGKRLKSGSDMALLSIGTIGNSAAKAIARAEEMGISVAHYDMLFLKPIDEELLHEVAKNFKHIITLENGVIKGGMGSAVVEFLADNGYIDNRVFRIGIEDQFVTHGTIAELQRITGIDAESILRKIKEVYELTKAEAREVQMQ
- the trkA gene encoding Trk system potassium transporter TrkA, whose amino-acid sequence is MKILIAGAGEVGTHLAKLLGQENHDITLMDSSKERLMAVRDNAELLTFIGNCTSLKDLTEAGVADSDLFIGVTPEESRNINACMLAANLGVKKTLARIDNYEYLLPKNVEFFEKLGIHSMIYPEMMAAREIVSALKTPWTRVWWELSNGSIILTAAKVRANAPIVNRYLRELPSVGKMFHIVVIKRRNHTLIPRGNDQILPDDIIYFTTLRKNLDEMPALMGKTSFETRNVMFMGGSRITMRTVQYLPSNINIKIIEQNRERAEKLVEIAPSNVTIFLGDARDTELLLSEGITEMDAFVALTGNSEANMLGCMMAKQYGVKKTVAEVENIDYIPMAERFDIGTVINKKLLAASKIYELLLKADASNIKCLTISNANVGEVVAKPNSKVTKKLIKNLNLPSDMTLGALIRNGEPMLIDGDTLIEPYDQVVVFFTNTSLKSIESYFN
- a CDS encoding TrkH family potassium uptake protein, which codes for MRNFNYWFVFSSIGLILMIESSFMLISAFVGEIYNESAVTSLYLSALATFISGLTLSLIGRKRRKEKRISQREVYLTVTLVWVLMALYGALPFLLGGAIPSFTDAFFESVCGFTTTGSSTLINLEAFPKSLHFWRSFTQWIGGIGIIIFVMSFLPLFGGGSSQFYNAEATGITKEQLRPRISDITRNMSITYLGLTVVGFLLFWAGPMDAFDAACHTFTSISTGGFSTKQASIAHFNSAYTEYVAISLMFCGGTRFLLLFNLFRHLSGKIFKDEEFRWYAFMILGFTCVITLSLYLDGNVFSSIEKTFRTVLFQVVAAITTTGYATTDFLRWGQFYWFLFLAMVLFCGSEGSTSGGMKISRLVILVKNTRVVFRRQVHPQALYMVKINGQVYANAVVEKVLAFVFLYLTIVGIGAIVLSFTGMSFNESIGTAVSSMSSYGFGLGRFGPSGNFSSATVFAKYVLCFLMIVGRLEVFTVLSLFTKSLWKR
- a CDS encoding DUF362 domain-containing protein, with amino-acid sequence MAYVISEDCIACGTCIDECPVQAISEGDIYSIDPDVCTDCGTCAEVCPTEAIHPA
- the porT gene encoding type IX secretion/gliding motility protein PorT/SprT, with amino-acid sequence MRKMIFLAMLLSLLPVTASGQQQKLQKRPYADQKLFHLGFTVGINMQDLILRQSGYVNENGEVWFSEIPGYTPGFSAGIIADLYLNSFMNLRIIPTLHLGSKEPVFKEQASGETFETAVRNNYITLPLQLKLRAVRINNYRPYLLTGPYGSIELAPRKNQPVMLTPYDYGVEIGVGCDLYLPYFTLSPELKFCFGLNQMVKANQSKYSQSLAGATHRMIILSFNFE